The window ACCTGTTAATTCCACCAGGAGCTGGTTGAGTTTCTCAGCACAAAACAATCCTCCACATCTCTGAATGGTGATAGAGGCTGAGGAATGATAAATGATAAACAACAGTGCATTTGTCAGTCTACTCAAgtatgcagatgacaccactGTGGTGAGTCTACTCACTGATGGCAATGAGTCCATCTACAGTGGAGAGCCTAACCAGCTGGATGGAACATGGAACACAAGCAAAACAGCTGAAGTGGTGTTTGACTTTGGGAAACGCCTCCCCACAACCAGAGGTCGAAAGACGACATCCCACCAATCAAGAAGGCACACTAGTGAATTATGCCACTTCTATTCACACCACTTCCATCCCTATCTGATTTGGGTCTGCAACAACCAGACACAGAGGATCAGAAAAGACCACtacctgaacagtttctttcctctgGCTGTTGTACTCAGAAAACAGCCTTCTGCCCCACAGACTCTAACAGGACTATACTCAGCACATCAAGCCACCACCAAACTGTAAAACTGTTGACTACACAACTGTACTATACCCAATGCTTGGCTAAATCTTTTCTTTTGATTATACCTtgttgtaattatatttttcattatattGGAATGGCCATATAACACATCGATCACAACTGAACACTTTTAATAACAGCGGTTGGTTAAAGGATAAAGTACATTTACCAAGATAACACAAACAACACCTGGTGTGAGTTGTTGGTGGGAGGTGTGGATAAGTAATGGTTGTGTCTTGAGGCCACTCCCCCCTTTCCACAAACTTTAAATAGTCTTTATCAAAACACAACTGCATACTGTGTCACAATAAGGAGAGCCAACATCACTGCTTCCACTCTACATAATTCTGACAGTCTGACATCTCAATGGGGCAGAAGCAGTCAGGACAGGAAAAGGAGCATTGGAAAAGGAGCATtggtaatacattttaatatcatcacATTCTGATAAGTTCCTCAAGAGAAACAAGACAGATATGAATAGATATGAagatattaaatataaatgtagaaattattgaacatttgtgtgttataaaaaaattataatatatcaAATAACCTGTGACCTTTACATCAGGGGTTTCTAAGGTTTTGAGTGCAAAAGCTGCTTTTAAAAGAGATTTGTTGCAagctaaaatgttttgatttcgTTATTTTCTTTCTGCCACTTTCTCTAGTCCTTAGTGTGCAAAAAGAAAGTACTGCACAAAAATGTCAATCAATAGCTGGTAAAATCAGCATTAAActgcttgtgtttttttaagcTATGTTCCTGACAATAGGTAATGTCAGCTATCTTGAACATTACAAACCAACATTTAACATAatattcctctctccctttagAATTCAATTCTCCCCACCTATGTGGGTGTCAGTGTCTAGGGCCCCTGTCCTTCCACAATGGGTCCATGGGAAGCGGGTTGAGTATGAGTATAGAGGGCAGGCATGTGGAGAGGGACAGGAAAACCTTCCAGAATGGCTTGGCCTTCAGCAATCGTCCCATCAGGGTCCAGGAAAAGATCCATCTACGGGTGGAACAATGTGACCAACACTGGCAAGGAGCTCTACGGTTGGGCTTCACATCCAGAGATCCCTCCATGTCCGAGCCCTTCTTCCCCCCCGCCTTGGCTATCCCTGACCTTACCGACACCGATGGGTTCTGGGCATCCATTCTGCCCCCTGGTTTTACCATGCTAGGGGCAGAGCTCATCTTCTGGGTCACCCACCGAGGGGTGCTGGTGTGTGAGGGGCCAAATGGTGTGAGGTACAGGCTCCTGAATGGGGTGGATGTGAGACGCCCTCTCTGGGCCATGATAGATGTCTACGGGCAGACGAGAGCTGTGCTCCTATTGGGTATGGCATTTGGTGAATTTCTTGTGTGATAAACTAGCTTGTACAATCTTCCATTTTGAGATTGTATCACAATAACTAATCGACTGATCAGTCCTGTTATTCTTCCCCTTTCCAGGATCAGAAAAAAAAGCCTCTCTGCGCCATATCCAGAGGAGCTGTCCTGTTCCTCCCCCACCGCCTGCTTCTCATGGAGACAGCTGCATGTGTGTTGACAAGGGTCGTCCGTGTCGCAACTCTCTGGACTATAGGCTCTCTACTGACTGTATCACCTCCACAGAGGCAGACACTTTTGCGGGTTAGTAATCACTAACCAAATGCATTATTGATGTCaaaacatgatttggaaagggaATTTTTACAATAAAGTTAATAGGTCGACAAGTGTAGGTTACGCAGTTCAATTTGATTATTTAAATCGTCCTATGAACAGAATACACAAGGTATGGATTTTAAACAGAATGCTATCCAACCGATTTTCATTGTTATCATGTTTTAGAATTGTCCTGATGTAGGCATAGTGCTCGTGCCAACCTTTGCCTTTGGTTGctaacaatattatttattttcctttgcaGAACAAGACTCTGAACAATGTGTAGTATGTCTATCTGCAAGAGCTACAGAAGTCCTTCCCTGCTTCCACCGCTGCCTGTGCGCTAGCTGCGTAATTCCGTTCAAACGCGTGTTCAGAAACTGTCCGCTGTGTCGTCACGTAATAAGGCCGACTGGACGTTGACGAACATACGCTTAATCTGTACATACgtttaatataaaatatgttcTGATGTTTCTattttgtactgtatattctgtTACTTGTTACAAGTTCATGAGGGGCAGCTATTGCTATCTCCTCCAATAGTGGCTGAGTGGCTGAGAAACACTGAGCGATGAACACAGAAAATATCCAGTTTGAATAATCTTTCTTTTCTGGTTACTTGACAGTATATCAATATTGTTCTTTACCGTTCAAGAGGCTTAAGCTTAAACTACTTGATGAATAACTTTCCTTGTattaattgtgtttatttgttcatAAATAAGCATGAAATACATATGTAAATAAAGTTCTGGCAAAAATATgaccatttttatttattttttataaatgaatggGCCTTGGGAAATAAAGGAAATTGTTTATCTAATGAAAATATAGGGTCTCAATATTTTGGTACCTCAATAACAGTTCCCAGGCTTTCTATTAGATAAGACAAAGACTGGGGCAAATTTGGATACAGGGTGAGATATGACATTTTTGGTAGATTGATAAGCAGACAATTAGATTCATATACTCATACTGAAGTTGTGTTTATTTCAATTTGATAAGGGTGTTGCCTACATTTTTATGACAAAAACTAAGTTGATTATGTACCGAGTTGATGTGAGAAAAATATAACATATGAGGAATGTTTAAAATATCGATTTTCTATTGATTACCTGCACTCCATTCTCTTCCACAGGTGTCACtacaggggtattcaaatcttaccatACGAGGGCCGGAGcttgctggttttctgttctaccgcATCATTAATTGGtcccacctggtgtcttaagtctgaataagtccctgataagagggttgcaatgaaaaaatggggtggaactggcttcaagagccagatttgaatacccctgcacTACACAATCATCTCTGCTCAAACAAGCAATGGTAGATAGCGGCAAGCAAAATCCtttcatttcctggttgctaaaattctacacagttcacaAAATGTCTGTTGTTGAGGGAAAAAGAACTGATTGAATATCtgtagaaaacaaatatttgtacaGCTTTTGTAAATGgctactgtatattgtttgactgtgttgttgctgtaattcagctaaCTTCCACAAGGTGGGTGCAAGTCAAAGATATCCTCTAATGCTACAACCTCTGAATCAACATCAGCCCATGGTTGTGAAAAAGTGTGTTATGAATGTCCCACTTGTTATGAAATCATTAATAATCAAATCTGGAGGTGTATAAATACGATCCATGCATAGTCTGTTAAAACAACAGCCTATGAAGCATTAAAGAGAGAAAATCCAATCCCAACTGGATCCATGTATGGTTTATTCCAACTACATCCTTATTAAGCAACAAAGATGGACAATCATTCCCGCTGCCTGAGTGCATTTTCAAATTTTGTCCACAGTTTTGTCTACGAGGTAGAATAATGAacaattctctctttttttttttacagtttaagAAAATACTTTGTCAGTAAGAGGGATTTAGAGTTATATTTGATAGTCTGTAAAAAGGGAGGTTTAAAAGgtttttagaaaatggaaaaagactTGCTGTCATAGCTTCAGCAGGAAACTGGTTCCACTATTGGGGTGCTAGGATAGGCAAAAGCTTTTGGCGCTCTTTTGTTAAATAGATTTAGGGACATTTCAGGGGCTGTTGGAAGACTGTAGAAGTGAACTTATTGTTGATTTATATAGATCAAACTTTAGACCACTGTTGAGTATACTAAGTCTAAAGTTAATGTTAATACACACCATTCGGAGATCCAAGAAGCTGGATAAATGTGCAACCCTCTGCCATTGACTCCAAAGGTCATGAAGCTGTCGGGTTCAGAGAGGGACCTCAAAGACACCAGGAGACATACACCTGTAGGGACTTGAGCTGAGCCTGATCAAAAGGGTCACTTCTGGTGTCTGTTATCTTGAGGACAACCACTCCTCAAGATAACAGACACCAGAGTCCACACTAAGATGACCACCCCTCAAGATAACAGACACCAGAGTCCACACTACGACAACCACTCCTCAAGATAACAGACACCAGAGTCCACACTAAGATGACCACCCCTCAAGATAACAGACACCAGAGTCCACACTAAGACGACCACCCCTCAAGATAACAGACACCAGAGTCCACACTACAACAACCACTCCTCAAGATAACAGATACCAGAGTCCACACTACGACAACCACTCCTCAAGATAACAGACACCAGAGTCCACACTAGGACGACCACTCCTCAAGATAACAGACACCAGAGTCCACACTAAGACGACCACTCCTCAAGATAACAGACACCAGAGTCCACACTAGGATGACCACCCCTCAAGATAACAGACACCAGAGTCCACACTAAGATGACCACCCCTCAAGATAACAGACACCAGAGTCCACACTACGACAACCACTCCTCAAGATAACAGACACCAGAGTCCACACTACGACAACCACTCCTCAAGATAACAGACACCAGAGTCCACACTAGGACGACCACTcctcaaaataacatgtaaCTTTATAATTCAGTGCTACTTGCATCAAACCAAAGACAGTTCTGTTGAAGAGAAGTTGGTGTATTACAGTTTTTGTGCAATAGGGGGAAACCTTAACACATTTGTGGCCTGACTTAATTTACCCAtaagtgtgtatgtacagtCTTGCTTTGATAAAACACAATGTGTAACCATGCTATGAATTTAATTAGGCTCTCATCAAATTGTTATGTAATCTGCGAGCAGTTTAGAACAATCTATATTTTAATACAGAATGAGTTATGCATAACTGGCCAATGGGTTTCCAGGAGATCACTGGCAATATACTCCTATTACTGCACTGAAATAGCTCAAGAATTCAAAAAAGAATTGTGTGTATTTGCTTCATTCAGTCCTTTTCCGACAAACAAAATTAAACTTCTCcagtccagacatgtcaccTGTGGCTGTCACTTTTAAACTGGCTTCTTAAAGCATCAAAGAGATCACTCTCATTGCCAGGATGAATTTATTCCATGCGAATGACAAGCTTGGAAATAATGACACGTAAGTTTCATTCCTTTTCTCACTTGACCAAAGGTCAATATCAAATTCTATAAACCAAAAGAGAGATTAAAGGGGATTGCTCTGACAACTGAGTTGAGCTATATTAGTTCAATGAGTTCTTAATGAATAAACAATGGTATGTGTCATTCTGAAGGTATATCCAAAATCTGGtaagacattttcaaaacatatggatataaatatgtatatatacaaaatattttactcCAATGTGTCATAACTTTCTTCAATTGAATTAAAGAtacctacaggtgctggtcataaaattggaatatcatcaaaaagttgatttatttcagtaattccattcaaaaagtgaaacttgtataatatttacattcattccacacagactgatatatttcaagtgtttatttcttttaattgtgatgattataactggcaactaatgaaaaccccaaattcagtatctcagaaaattagaatattgtgaaaaggttcaatattgaagacacctggtgtcacactctaatcagctaattaacccaaaacacctgcaaaggcctttaaatggtttctcagtctagttctgtaggcaacacaatcatggggaagactgctgacttgacagctgtccaaaagacaaccattgacactttgcacaaggagggcaagacacaaaaggtcatagctgaagaggctggctgttcacagagctctgtgtccaagcacattaatagagaggcgaagggaaggaaaagatgtggtagaataaagtgtataagcaatagggataaccgcaccctggagaggattgggaaacaaaactcattcaaaaatgtgggggagattcacaaagagtagactgcagctggagtcagtgcttcaagaaccaccacgcacagacgtatgcaagacatgggtttcagctgtcgcattccttgtgtcaagccactcttgagcaagacagaagcatctcgcctgggctaaagacaaaaaggactggactgctgctgagtacattttgcatttcctttggaaatcaaggtcccagagtctggaggaagagaggagaggcacagaatccacgttgcttgaaagccagtgtaaagtttccacagtcagtgatggtttggggtgccatgtcatctgctggggtttgtccactgtgttttctgaggtccaaggtcaacacagccgtctaccaggaagttttagagaacttcatgctttctgctgctgaccaactttatggagatgcagatttcattttccaacaggacttggcacctgcacacagtgccaaagctaccagtacctggtttatgGTCaggcaaactcgcctgaccataaccctatagaaaatctatggggtattgtgaataCGCCACacccaacaatacagaagagctgaaggccactatcagagcaacctgggctctcataacacctgagcagtgccacagactgatcgactccatgccaggccgcattgctgcagtaattcaggcaaaaggagccccaactaagtattgagtgctgtacatcctcatacttttcatgttcatacttttcagttggcaaacatttctaaaaatactttttttgtattggtcttaagtaatattcaaattttctgagatactgaatttgggatttttattagttgttagttataatcatcacaattaaaagaaataaacatttgaaatatatcagtctgtgtgtaatgaatgaatataatatacaag is drawn from Esox lucius isolate fEsoLuc1 chromosome 14, fEsoLuc1.pri, whole genome shotgun sequence and contains these coding sequences:
- the LOC105014917 gene encoding E3 ubiquitin-protein ligase NEURL3-like isoform X2, encoding MGSGLSMSIEGRHVERDRKTFQNGLAFSNRPIRVQEKIHLRVEQCDQHWQGALRLGFTSRDPSMSEPFFPPALAIPDLTDTDGFWASILPPGFTMLGAELIFWVTHRGVLVCEGPNGVRYRLLNGVDVRRPLWAMIDVYGQTRAVLLLGSEKKASLRHIQRSCPVPPPPPASHGDSCMCVDKGRPCRNSLDYRLSTDCITSTEADTFAEQDSEQCVVCLSARATEVLPCFHRCLCASCVIPFKRVFRNCPLCRHVIRPTGR
- the LOC105014917 gene encoding E3 ubiquitin-protein ligase NEURL3-like isoform X1, which codes for MGQKQSGQEKEHWKRSIEFNSPHLCGCQCLGPLSFHNGSMGSGLSMSIEGRHVERDRKTFQNGLAFSNRPIRVQEKIHLRVEQCDQHWQGALRLGFTSRDPSMSEPFFPPALAIPDLTDTDGFWASILPPGFTMLGAELIFWVTHRGVLVCEGPNGVRYRLLNGVDVRRPLWAMIDVYGQTRAVLLLGSEKKASLRHIQRSCPVPPPPPASHGDSCMCVDKGRPCRNSLDYRLSTDCITSTEADTFAEQDSEQCVVCLSARATEVLPCFHRCLCASCVIPFKRVFRNCPLCRHVIRPTGR